One Leifsonia shinshuensis DNA window includes the following coding sequences:
- a CDS encoding GNAT family N-acetyltransferase: MQVLRTARLVLDAPRESDIPAVLEACSDPETLRWVPLPDPYTRESAEFFVRAYCPHGLASGRFTVWAIREGATLPLVGAVEVRRDEAAGSASLGCWLTPSARRRGVMTEALTAVRDYVLSPDGFDLDRLRWEYLPGNEASRRLADAVGFDFAGAQPHAVDFRGEQREALTGVLRRDDVRR, encoded by the coding sequence GTGCAGGTGCTGAGGACGGCCCGGCTCGTCCTCGACGCGCCGCGAGAGAGCGACATCCCCGCCGTCCTGGAGGCCTGCAGCGACCCCGAGACGCTGCGCTGGGTCCCGCTGCCCGACCCGTACACGCGGGAGAGCGCCGAGTTCTTCGTGCGCGCCTATTGCCCGCACGGACTGGCGAGCGGCCGGTTCACGGTGTGGGCGATCCGGGAGGGCGCGACCCTGCCGCTCGTGGGCGCCGTCGAGGTGCGCCGCGACGAGGCGGCGGGCTCGGCCTCGCTCGGCTGCTGGCTGACGCCGTCCGCGCGCCGCAGAGGAGTGATGACGGAGGCTTTGACGGCCGTCCGCGACTACGTGCTGTCGCCCGACGGCTTCGACCTCGACCGGCTGCGCTGGGAGTATCTGCCGGGAAACGAGGCGAGCAGGCGGCTGGCGGACGCGGTCGGGTTCGACTTCGCGGGGGCGCAGCCGCACGCGGTGGACTTCCGCGGCGAGCAGCGCGAGGCGCTGACCGGGGTGCTACGCCGCGACGACGTCCGCCGCTGA
- a CDS encoding COX15/CtaA family protein, which translates to MKRIIAWLPDRVDARLKVIAWVYLVGQIVLVGTGGLVRLTGSGLGCPTWPKCTAGSLVNTPEMGIHGIIEFGNRLLSAGLGVVAVIAFVAILRLRKERKDLFWLTLLAGLAIPAQAVIGGLSVLSDLNPYVVGLHFVVSIALVALCTAFLVRVYAVPGPRVRAVPAWFAGVAHLTSFFVALTILFGILTTGSGPHAGDANAPRNGLNPEILEHVHAIPAYVTFALTLVLVVGAWRITATSVHRFTLLLLAVELVQIAVGLIQSNTGLPGILVGIHMTLASTLASVMTAVILSLKAPAPRDAVAAGSAADVVAA; encoded by the coding sequence ATGAAGCGCATCATCGCGTGGCTGCCCGACCGTGTCGACGCGCGGCTGAAGGTCATCGCCTGGGTCTACCTCGTCGGCCAGATCGTGCTCGTCGGCACCGGCGGCCTCGTGCGGCTCACCGGCTCGGGGCTCGGCTGCCCGACCTGGCCGAAGTGCACGGCCGGCTCGCTGGTGAACACGCCGGAGATGGGCATCCACGGCATCATCGAGTTCGGCAACCGCCTCCTCAGCGCCGGGCTCGGCGTGGTGGCCGTCATCGCGTTCGTCGCCATCCTGAGACTTCGCAAAGAGCGTAAAGACCTGTTCTGGCTGACCCTGCTCGCCGGCCTCGCCATCCCGGCCCAGGCCGTCATCGGCGGCCTCTCGGTGCTCAGCGACCTGAACCCGTACGTGGTCGGCCTCCACTTCGTCGTCTCGATCGCGCTCGTCGCACTGTGCACCGCCTTCCTGGTGCGGGTCTACGCCGTGCCGGGGCCGCGCGTGCGCGCTGTGCCCGCCTGGTTCGCGGGCGTAGCGCACCTCACCAGCTTCTTCGTGGCGCTGACCATCCTGTTCGGCATCCTCACGACGGGCTCGGGCCCGCACGCCGGCGACGCCAACGCTCCGCGCAACGGCCTGAACCCCGAGATCCTGGAGCACGTGCACGCCATCCCGGCCTACGTGACCTTCGCGCTCACGCTTGTGCTCGTCGTGGGCGCCTGGCGGATCACGGCGACCTCCGTGCACCGCTTCACGCTGCTGCTGCTCGCGGTGGAGCTCGTCCAGATCGCGGTCGGCCTCATCCAGTCGAACACCGGCCTGCCCGGCATCCTGGTCGGCATCCACATGACGCTGGCGTCCACGCTCGCGTCGGTGATGACCGCGGTCATCCTGTCGCTGAAGGCCCCAGCGCCGCGCGACGCGGTCGCCGCCGGCTCAGCGGCGGACGTCGTCGCGGCGTAG